From the Lolium rigidum isolate FL_2022 chromosome 2, APGP_CSIRO_Lrig_0.1, whole genome shotgun sequence genome, one window contains:
- the LOC124687308 gene encoding pectinesterase inhibitor 8-like — MKPSTACSLAVATALTLMSGVVEATVVTTCKAAAGSDGRVNYDFCVAELGKHHDSPSADTWGLAKVAALTGVVNADNAVYDIEALLAKHGTDDGRARAALGQCQELYDGMGFAFAEAHDDINSRDYAEGKEKAGEAAALAHRCDDAFAKAGIPVTSPVTQYSDYSVQIAAVCSAITNLIE, encoded by the coding sequence aTGAAGCCTTCAACTGCTTGTTCGCTCGCCGTAGCTACCGCCCTCACGCTGATGAGCGGCGTCGTCGAGGCAACGGTGGTCACGACCTGCAAGGCGGCGGCCGGTAGCGACGGCCGCGTGAACTACGACTTCTGCGTGGCGGAGCTGGGCAAACACCACGACAGCCCCAGCGCGGATACCTGGGGCCTGGCCAAGGTGGCGGCCCTCACGGGCGTCGTTAACGCCGACAACGCGGTCTACGACATCGAGGCCCTGCTGGCCAAGCACGGCACGGACGACGGCAGGGCGCGGGCAGCGCTGGGCCAGTGCCAGGAGCTGTACGACGGCATGGGGTTCGCCTTCGCCGAAGCGCACGACGACATCAACAGCCGCGACTACGCCGAGGGGAAGGAGAAGGCCGGGGAAGCCGCGGCTCTGGCGCACCGGTGCGACGACGCCTTCGCCAAGGCCGGCATCCCAGTCACGTCGCCGGTCACGCAATACAGCGACTACTCCGTGCAGATAGCTGCCGTATGCTCGGCCATAACGAACCTCATCGAGTGA